The following coding sequences lie in one Bordetella genomosp. 9 genomic window:
- a CDS encoding SidA/IucD/PvdA family monooxygenase, whose amino-acid sequence MTLSDPTSSPSTPGLAALEARLRQDLSWLELPAKAWVPPRQADGQDVLDAAIIGGGMAGLAAAASLRHLGVRAVIFDRAPEGYEGPWATTARMETLRSPKQLTGPALGLPALTFRAWFEAQFGVQAWEALDKIPRLQWMDYLRWYRRVLDLDVRNRHRVTAVRPRADRLVALDMETPDGARTVLARRVVLATGRDGLGGPYVPPLADALPRDRWAHSSDDLDYAALAGKRVGVVGAGASAMDCAATALESGAASVDLLIRRQDIPRVNKGKGAGNPGLTHGHLTLPDDWKWKIRHYINVQQVPPPRGSTLRVSRHPNARFNLGCALLQARLEDGAIRARTPKGDFILDFLIFATGFRVDWTFRPEFASLAPYVRLWKDRYAPPPGQEDQELADSPDLGPAFELQPREPGACPGLERVHCFCYPAALTHGTVSGDIPAISEGARRLAQGIAALLYAEDVEHHYAAMQAYAEPEVYGDEWTPAPPPEQRA is encoded by the coding sequence ATGACCCTGTCCGATCCGACTTCTTCCCCATCGACGCCCGGCCTGGCCGCGCTGGAAGCCCGCCTGCGCCAGGACCTGTCGTGGCTGGAATTGCCGGCCAAGGCGTGGGTGCCGCCGCGCCAGGCCGATGGCCAGGACGTGCTGGACGCCGCCATCATCGGCGGCGGCATGGCAGGGCTGGCCGCCGCGGCCTCGCTGCGCCATCTGGGCGTGCGCGCCGTCATCTTCGACCGGGCGCCGGAAGGCTACGAAGGTCCCTGGGCCACGACCGCGCGCATGGAAACGCTGCGGTCGCCCAAGCAACTGACCGGACCGGCGCTGGGCCTGCCCGCCCTGACCTTCCGCGCCTGGTTCGAAGCGCAGTTCGGCGTCCAGGCCTGGGAAGCGCTGGACAAGATTCCGCGCTTGCAGTGGATGGACTATCTGCGCTGGTATCGGCGCGTGCTGGACCTGGATGTGCGCAACCGGCATCGCGTCACCGCCGTCCGGCCGCGCGCCGACCGCCTGGTCGCCCTGGATATGGAAACGCCGGATGGCGCCCGCACGGTTCTGGCGCGCCGCGTGGTGCTGGCGACCGGCCGCGACGGCCTGGGCGGCCCGTATGTGCCGCCCCTGGCCGACGCCCTGCCGCGCGATCGCTGGGCCCATTCCTCCGACGACCTGGACTATGCCGCGCTGGCCGGCAAGCGCGTCGGCGTGGTGGGCGCGGGCGCGTCGGCCATGGACTGCGCGGCGACGGCGCTGGAATCGGGCGCCGCCAGCGTCGATCTGCTGATACGCCGCCAGGACATCCCCCGGGTGAACAAGGGCAAGGGCGCGGGCAATCCCGGCCTGACCCACGGACACCTGACGCTGCCGGATGACTGGAAGTGGAAGATCCGGCATTACATCAACGTGCAGCAGGTCCCGCCGCCACGCGGCAGCACCCTGCGGGTCTCCCGCCATCCCAACGCGCGCTTCAACCTGGGCTGCGCGCTGCTGCAGGCGCGGCTGGAAGACGGCGCCATCCGCGCGCGCACGCCCAAGGGCGATTTCATCCTGGACTTTCTGATCTTTGCCACCGGTTTCCGCGTCGACTGGACTTTCCGTCCGGAATTCGCATCGCTCGCGCCCTATGTGCGCCTGTGGAAGGACCGCTACGCGCCGCCGCCCGGGCAGGAAGACCAGGAGCTGGCCGACTCGCCGGATCTCGGGCCTGCCTTCGAACTGCAGCCGCGCGAGCCCGGCGCCTGTCCGGGACTGGAACGCGTGCACTGCTTCTGCTATCCGGCGGCGTTGACGCACGGCACCGTTTCCGGCGACATCCCCGCCATCAGCGAAGGCGCCAGGCGCCTGGCGCAGGGCATCGCCGCCCTGCTCTATGCCGAGGACGTCGAACACCATTACGCGGCCATGCAGGCCTACGCCGAGCCGGAAGTCTACGGCGACGAGTGGACGCCCGCGCCGCCGCCGGAGCAGCGCGCATGA
- a CDS encoding ABC transporter ATP-binding protein: MNAPLIELRQVSKRFGERRTGPAGRLLQSLGWSRPPAVTHAVDRVDLAIQPGEVVGLVGESGCGKSTLGRIAAGLLPPTSGDVLFNGMRPADMDARQARKARLAVQMVFQDPYASLNPRLRVDEIVGEAARIHGLVGARQTDDYVCAQLERAGLDPALRHRYPHQFSGGQRQRIGIARALAVQPSMLVCDEAVAALDVSIQAQILNLFMDLREALNLTYLFISHDLGVVEHLSDRVMIMYLGRVVETAPVADIFERPNHPYTRALLAEAPTLQARHKTYTAIRGEIPSPLHPPGGCHFHPRCPHAMPRCRTEVPTLKGIAINHLSACHLNDGQ; this comes from the coding sequence ATGAATGCGCCCCTGATCGAACTGCGCCAGGTCAGCAAGCGTTTCGGCGAACGCAGGACCGGCCCGGCCGGCCGGCTGCTGCAGTCGCTGGGATGGTCGCGGCCGCCCGCCGTGACGCATGCGGTGGACCGTGTCGATCTGGCCATCCAGCCCGGCGAGGTGGTGGGCCTGGTGGGCGAATCGGGCTGCGGCAAGTCCACCCTGGGCCGCATCGCCGCGGGCCTGCTGCCGCCGACATCGGGCGACGTGCTGTTCAACGGCATGCGCCCGGCGGACATGGATGCGCGCCAGGCGCGCAAGGCGCGGCTGGCGGTGCAGATGGTGTTCCAGGACCCCTATGCCAGCCTGAACCCGCGCCTGCGCGTGGACGAAATCGTCGGCGAGGCCGCGCGCATCCATGGCCTGGTCGGCGCACGGCAGACCGACGATTACGTCTGCGCGCAGCTGGAGCGCGCGGGGCTTGACCCCGCCCTGCGCCATCGCTATCCGCACCAGTTCAGCGGCGGCCAGCGCCAGCGCATCGGCATCGCCCGCGCCCTGGCGGTGCAGCCTTCCATGCTGGTCTGCGACGAGGCCGTGGCGGCGCTGGACGTTTCCATCCAGGCCCAGATCCTGAACCTGTTCATGGACCTGCGCGAGGCGCTGAACCTGACCTATCTGTTCATCAGCCATGACCTGGGCGTGGTGGAGCACCTGTCCGACCGCGTCATGATCATGTACCTGGGGCGTGTCGTCGAAACGGCGCCGGTGGCGGATATTTTCGAACGCCCCAACCACCCGTACACGCGCGCGCTGCTGGCCGAGGCCCCCACCCTGCAGGCGCGCCACAAAACCTATACCGCCATCCGCGGCGAGATCCCCAGCCCCCTGCACCCGCCCGGCGGCTGCCATTTCCATCCGCGCTGTCCGCATGCGATGCCGCGGTGCCGTACCGAGGTTCCCACGCTGAAGGGAATCGCCATCAACCATCTGAGCGCTTGCCATCTGAACGACGGGCAGTGA
- a CDS encoding ABC transporter permease: MTAWLARRFAQAIVVVLLMTLIVFAGLHAIGNPVDILIGQDVDQIDRARIIAELGLDQPLWRQYLGFLSGALHGNLGNSFVYNVPAIELILQRLPATLELAVAALLLAIVIGVPLGLLAGLYPESPFAKALMAGSIVGFSLPTFWVGLMLIMAFSVSLGWLPSSGRGQTATLFGVQWSWLTADGLRHMILPAINLSLFKISLVIRLTRAGVREVLPQDYVRFARAKGLSPLRVTIVHVLRNTLIPLVTVLGLELGSTIAFAVVTESIFAWPGAGKLILDSINALDRPVIVSYLVVVVCLFVLLNLIVDILYKVLDPRVRLEGAA; the protein is encoded by the coding sequence ATGACGGCCTGGCTCGCCCGCCGCTTTGCGCAGGCCATCGTGGTGGTCCTGCTGATGACGCTGATCGTCTTCGCCGGCCTGCACGCCATCGGCAACCCGGTCGACATTCTGATCGGCCAGGACGTGGACCAGATCGACCGGGCGCGCATCATCGCCGAACTGGGCCTGGACCAGCCGCTGTGGCGCCAGTACCTGGGCTTCCTGTCCGGCGCCCTGCACGGGAACCTGGGCAATAGCTTCGTGTACAACGTGCCGGCGATCGAACTGATTCTGCAGCGGCTGCCCGCCACCCTGGAATTGGCGGTGGCGGCCTTGCTGCTTGCCATCGTCATCGGCGTGCCGCTGGGGCTGCTGGCGGGCCTCTACCCGGAAAGTCCCTTCGCCAAGGCATTGATGGCGGGCAGCATCGTCGGCTTTTCGCTGCCCACGTTCTGGGTGGGCCTGATGCTGATCATGGCCTTCAGCGTGTCGCTGGGCTGGCTGCCGTCCAGCGGACGCGGGCAGACGGCGACCCTGTTCGGCGTGCAGTGGTCGTGGCTGACCGCCGACGGCCTGCGGCACATGATCCTGCCGGCCATCAACCTGTCCTTGTTCAAGATCTCCCTGGTGATCCGTCTGACCCGTGCCGGCGTGCGCGAAGTGCTGCCGCAGGACTACGTCAGGTTCGCGCGGGCCAAGGGCCTGTCGCCGCTGCGCGTGACCATCGTGCACGTATTGCGCAACACGCTCATCCCGCTCGTCACGGTGCTGGGACTGGAGCTGGGGTCCACCATCGCCTTCGCCGTCGTCACCGAAAGCATCTTCGCCTGGCCCGGCGCCGGCAAGCTGATCCTGGACAGCATCAACGCCCTGGACCGGCCGGTGATCGTTTCCTATCTGGTGGTCGTGGTGTGTCTGTTCGTGCTGCTGAACCTGATCGTCGACATCCTGTACAAAGTGCTGGATCCGCGCGTGCGGCTGGAGGGGGCGGCATGA
- a CDS encoding ABC transporter ATP-binding protein produces the protein MTATLEVRNLRTHFHTRAGVLPAVDDVSFTLERGRILGLVGESGSGKSVTGFSIMGLVDPPGRIVGGRILFQGRDLVGMPARELRALQGNRIAMVFQDPMMTLNPVLRVDAQMIEAVRAHRRVSRAQARALARDTLGMMGIPSPEERLLAYPHQLSGGMRQRVAIAIAMLHRPDLIIADEPTTALDVTIQAQILSEVQKLARQHGTSLIWITHDLSVVAGLADEIAVMYAGRIVEQGPVDDVLDHPLHPYTAGLIASLPRNNRRGQRLRQIPGMTPNLLTLPPGCAFASRCPRADAVCGQPPALTSPLPGRAARCFHPLAAAPADDAGAVSAGAGRAAG, from the coding sequence GTGACCGCCACGCTCGAAGTGCGCAACCTGCGCACCCACTTCCATACCCGCGCCGGCGTGCTGCCCGCCGTGGACGATGTGTCGTTCACGCTCGAACGCGGCCGCATCCTGGGACTGGTGGGGGAGTCCGGCTCCGGCAAATCCGTCACGGGCTTTTCCATCATGGGGCTGGTCGACCCGCCGGGCCGCATCGTCGGCGGCCGGATTCTTTTCCAGGGCCGCGATCTGGTCGGCATGCCCGCGCGCGAACTGCGCGCCCTGCAGGGCAACCGCATCGCCATGGTGTTCCAGGACCCGATGATGACGCTCAATCCCGTCTTGCGCGTGGACGCGCAGATGATCGAGGCGGTGCGCGCGCATCGGCGCGTCAGCCGCGCGCAAGCCCGCGCGCTGGCGCGCGACACGCTGGGCATGATGGGCATTCCCAGCCCGGAGGAACGCCTGCTCGCCTATCCGCACCAGCTATCCGGCGGCATGCGCCAGCGCGTGGCGATTGCCATCGCCATGCTGCACCGGCCCGACCTGATCATCGCCGACGAACCGACCACCGCGCTGGACGTCACCATCCAGGCCCAGATCCTGTCCGAGGTGCAGAAGCTGGCCCGCCAGCATGGCACGTCGCTGATATGGATCACGCACGACCTGTCGGTGGTGGCGGGACTGGCCGACGAAATCGCCGTGATGTATGCGGGCCGCATCGTCGAGCAGGGTCCGGTGGACGACGTGCTGGACCATCCGCTGCATCCCTATACCGCCGGCCTGATCGCCAGCCTGCCCCGCAACAACCGGCGCGGGCAGCGCCTGCGCCAGATCCCGGGCATGACGCCCAACCTGCTGACGCTGCCGCCCGGCTGCGCCTTCGCTTCGCGCTGCCCGCGCGCCGACGCGGTATGCGGTCAGCCGCCCGCGCTGACGTCGCCCCTGCCGGGCCGCGCGGCGCGGTGCTTCCATCCGCTTGCCGCCGCGCCTGCCGACGACGCGGGCGCCGTATCGGCCGGCGCCGGGAGGGCCGCCGGATGA
- a CDS encoding ABC transporter permease yields the protein MSSRTLASPLRRESPWRRHVAEFFASKTAVAGLAVAVALILAAVLAPWITPQNPYDLLQLDVLDARLPPGSANGAGTFHYLLGTDGQGRDLYSGILYGLRISLMVGVGSALIAGIAGTLLGLLAAYAGGRVDALIMRTVDLLLSFPSILVAMMILAYLGKGVGNVVLTLVILEWAYYARTARGQALVERRREYVEAARCLDIPPWRIMLRHILPNCLPPLIVIGTLQIARAITLEATLSFLGLGVPVTEPSLGLLISNGYQTMLSGQYWISFYPGIALLITIVAINLVGDRLRDVLNPRTHR from the coding sequence ATGAGCAGTCGTACGTTGGCCTCGCCCCTCCGGCGCGAATCGCCGTGGCGCCGTCATGTCGCCGAATTCTTCGCGTCGAAAACCGCGGTGGCGGGCTTGGCCGTGGCCGTCGCCCTGATCCTGGCCGCCGTGCTGGCGCCGTGGATCACGCCGCAGAACCCCTACGACCTGCTGCAGCTCGACGTGCTGGACGCGCGGCTGCCGCCGGGCTCGGCCAACGGCGCCGGCACCTTTCATTACCTGCTCGGCACGGACGGCCAGGGCCGCGACCTGTATTCCGGCATTCTTTACGGGCTGCGCATCAGCCTGATGGTGGGCGTGGGTTCGGCGCTGATCGCCGGCATCGCCGGCACGCTGCTGGGACTGCTCGCCGCCTACGCCGGCGGCCGTGTCGACGCGCTGATCATGCGCACCGTGGACCTGCTGCTCTCCTTCCCTTCCATCCTGGTGGCGATGATGATCCTGGCCTACCTGGGCAAGGGCGTGGGCAACGTCGTCCTGACGCTGGTGATACTGGAGTGGGCCTATTACGCGCGCACCGCGCGCGGTCAGGCGCTGGTCGAACGCCGCCGCGAGTACGTGGAAGCCGCGCGCTGCCTGGACATTCCGCCATGGCGCATCATGCTGCGGCACATCCTGCCCAACTGCCTGCCGCCGCTCATCGTCATCGGCACGCTGCAGATCGCGCGGGCGATCACGCTGGAAGCGACCCTGAGTTTTCTTGGCCTGGGCGTGCCCGTGACCGAACCTTCCCTGGGGCTGCTGATTTCGAACGGATACCAGACCATGCTGTCCGGCCAGTACTGGATCAGCTTCTATCCCGGCATTGCGCTGCTCATTACCATCGTCGCCATCAACCTGGTGGGCGACCGCCTGCGCGACGTGCTCAATCCAAGGACGCACCGGTGA